TATGCCCCCGTCTGGGAATAAAGAGAATGCCTTGCTTTCCTTGAGCTTTTAAGTTTTGCAGGGCGGTTTGCAGGGGTTGGCTAAAAATGGAGCGATTCCCCTGTTGTAATTCTTGCCGCATATCAACCACGGAAATGGGCGGTAAGGGGCGAGAATAGATGCGTTCAGGGAGAGAGAGATAATATTTTTCAGGGGTTTCCCAAGTTTCGAGAGAGGGAGTGGCTGATCCCAGAATGAGAGGACAATGCTCCAGTTCGGCTCGCCATTTTGCTACAGTACGAGCATGATAAGTGGGGAGGCGTTGGGTTTGTTTGAAACTGCTGTCGTGTTCTTCATCAAGGATAATCATTCCCAGTTTTGGCAGGGGGGCAAAAACCGCCGATCGCGTTCCGATGACAATTTGGGGATCTCCCCTTAACATCTGTCGCCAAGTATCATATCTTTCCCCAGTGGAAAGGGCACTGTGATAAATGCAAACTTGATTGCCATAACGGGCGCGAAATCGATCACACAGTTGAGGGGTTAACCCAATTTCAGGAACTAGAATTAGTACCGAATAACCAGCTTGTAAAATTGGCGCGATCGCCTGTAAATAAACTTCGGTTTTTCCTGAACCCGTTACCCCATGTAATAAAACTTGCTGAAAGCCGTCTAGCGCATTGATGGTATTGAGGGCTTCTTGTTGGGCATGGTTTAAGGTTTTAGGCTGATCCAATTCTTGATCAGGGGTTTGAGCAAATCGCAGTCTTTCCTGTTCTTGAATGACCACACAGCCTTTTTTTTCTAAGCCAGAAACTGTACTAGAAGTGGTGGAACACGCCTGTAATAATTCAGTTAACCATAACTCACCGCCGCGACGACGGAGAAACTCTAATACTTCCCGTTGACGAGGAGTTAACTCGGGAGATTCTCCCACTAATAAAACTGCTTTTTGACGCTTTGGGCGAGATTGTTGGGGTTGTTGTAAATAACTTTCTACCCAACCCCGTCGCATTAACTCATTAATTCCCCGTTGCGCCCCTTTAATTTGTTGTCGCAGATATCGCGCACTATAATCTCCTGTTTGCTGAGATTGCAGGAGTCTTAAAACTGCTACGCCGACAGAAGAACAAAATTCTGTTGCCCCTTCTGGAATAACATCTGGTTTTAAGCGAATCCGCAGTTGAGATTTTCCCAGTAATCCTGGGGGTAATGCGGTATGAATGACTGAGAGTAAAGGGCTACAGTAATAATGAGCGACTTTTTCCAGTAATTGCCAATAACGTGGGGGAAATAGGCTTTCACTTACCACTGTTTCCACGTCTCGAATCTGATTTTCTGAGAGATTTTCAGGGAGAGAGGAAACCAGCCGAATGGCAATGCCACCGACAATTTGATTCCGCAGGGGAACACTTAAAATATCCCCCGGTTGAACGGTCATCTCGCTTGGAAGGTGATAAGTGAGTAACCCTGGGATGTCTGGACAATCCACTAAGACTTCTACCCACTGAGCAGTTTGCGAATTGTCGGGATTATAATTACCTTGACTGCTGGCAACAACAGGCACAACGGGGGAATTTAACATCAGTTAGACTCACTTAACCACTGTTCCGATTTTAATCAATATGAAACTCAAAAGGAAGGCGAGCATAAGCATGATTGGGATCATTCATAACTTTGAACTCTTCCCAACTGTTTTGGAATCGCTTGAGACGCTCATCAATTGGGGTTTCTTGACCCAATAATACACGAGCATCCTCTTGAAAACGTCTTAAAAACCGTTCTTCAAAGCCACTTAAACGGGGATATTCCTGAACTTGCCAATCCTCTAATTCTGCGGTTTCTGCTGCCTGCGCGAGCGCGCTATTTAATCCCCCTAACTCATCGACTAATCCCACTTCTTGAGCTTGTTTGCCAGACCACACACGACCTTGAGCAATTTCTTCCACT
This window of the Euhalothece natronophila Z-M001 genome carries:
- the priA gene encoding primosomal protein N': MLNSPVVPVVASSQGNYNPDNSQTAQWVEVLVDCPDIPGLLTYHLPSEMTVQPGDILSVPLRNQIVGGIAIRLVSSLPENLSENQIRDVETVVSESLFPPRYWQLLEKVAHYYCSPLLSVIHTALPPGLLGKSQLRIRLKPDVIPEGATEFCSSVGVAVLRLLQSQQTGDYSARYLRQQIKGAQRGINELMRRGWVESYLQQPQQSRPKRQKAVLLVGESPELTPRQREVLEFLRRRGGELWLTELLQACSTTSSTVSGLEKKGCVVIQEQERLRFAQTPDQELDQPKTLNHAQQEALNTINALDGFQQVLLHGVTGSGKTEVYLQAIAPILQAGYSVLILVPEIGLTPQLCDRFRARYGNQVCIYHSALSTGERYDTWRQMLRGDPQIVIGTRSAVFAPLPKLGMIILDEEHDSSFKQTQRLPTYHARTVAKWRAELEHCPLILGSATPSLETWETPEKYYLSLPERIYSRPLPPISVVDMRQELQQGNRSIFSQPLQTALQNLKAQGKQGILFIPRRGHSTFVSCRSCGYVMECPHCDVSLSYHYTHEGGTQSLRCHYCNHTQLQPKQCPACGSPYLKHFGTGTQRVKQALEQEFPDLRTLRFDSDTTRTKGAHRSLLNQFTNYEADLLVGTQMLTKGLDIAQVTLVAVVSADGVLHRSDYMAAERAFQTLAQVAGRAGRGDDPGQVIIQTYNPEHPVIAALYNHDYRRFAQAELENRYAYNYPPYGKLILLNLSGLDALEVQQTATLLADVCRSKNEENQYEVLGPAPASVMRIARRYRWQILLKCSRTEGENQLSWLTDLYQFCPKNISLNIDVDPLDMG